taaaacagctgtGAGCATTTGTGCAGACCTCACAGGTCTCACTCAGCAGAAATTACTTTGGGATCCGTGGTTCCCATTTACACCAAGAAGAATTCTCGGGTGAGGACATCCTGCAGGGCTCACACATGCTCCCCGCACActctcagctcttctgcaagaAGCATTGCTGGGCTGGCACTCAGCACATGCTgtgggctgaggagcagcacaGCCCACCTCCAAGGACAGCCTGGCCAGGATCTCCTGAGACCCTGCAATCTAGCTATGGTgactgctcaaagcagaggcAGGCACTGTGGGTGCCTGCATGGGCTCAGAGAAGGGCACACAGAAACACCTCACCGCCCAGCACAGATGGACTGTGGCAGTGCCTGCGGGTGACAGAGCTGGGGACTGTGGGGTGAGAAGACCTCAGCTGGGCCAGCCAAGTCCCACTGCCCCAATGGCCCCATAGCCTTGCGGTGCAGGCACTGCATGGACCAGGGTGCATTAGGGGATACAAGATCATCTCCCCAGCACAGTCCCTGTGGCAgccctctctgcttcctccccaaGCAGCCTCCTAGTTGGCTTCCTCCCACTGGTGcctcactcactccccaccccagcaggatgggggcagagaataggaagagcaaaagGGAGGAAAGTTATGTGTTAGGACAGAAAGAGattaataagtgaaggaaagaggaacaaagaagaaagaaaaaacacagaaaccttAAAATAATAAGTGATGACATTACAATCACTACCAACCTCCCACAAGTACACTAGTGCCCCACCAGTCCCCAGATGGGGACCCAGCCAAAACACCcctcttctctgtttttattgctgagcatgaagCCATATGGCACGGAAGACCTGTTGGGTGtgtttgggtcagctgtcctggctgtgtcccctcccaagttCTTGTGCCCCCTCAACCTCCTCACTGTAAggcagtgtgagaaacagagatggtcttgatgctgtgcagacactgttcagcaatagctaaaacattggtgtgttatcaacatggCTTTGGTCCCCAATCCAAAACACTGCACCTTATGGGCTGCTCGGAGGAAAATGACCTCCatcgcaggcagccccagccagtggggaaggagggctgaGGTGGAAAGCCTGATCCCCCAAGGATGAAGGAGCTGGGGCAAGGCAGTGGCTGTCCCGGTCTCTGTAGCAGAGgaggagcacagctggagccaggatttgctcctttctctgggaagaggggaggaaaaagtggGGGAAGGGAGATCCAGGGGATGATCTTGTTTTAGCTCTCAGAAAGAGGAACTGCTCCCCCCActccagcctctccacctccccttgcagcaggagaagaaaaggcttcttcctcagctgctgagctgctgcatcCCCAACTGATGCCTAAGAAATGGCCGGCTTTTCTAAGTGATGCGCTGAGAGTAGACCTTCATTTGTGGCTGACATGTGAGGTTCATGCTCTGGAAATGTGCATCACAGGGGAAGATGATTCCCATACTGGGAACGCAGAGTCAGAAAGATGCCCTCGCAATGGTCCTTACAAGGATTCAATTATTAGGCCAAATACACATTCTTATGTCctctagaaaagaaaatcttgacaCTTCAACAGTTCCCACGCATAAGACCAACAAGGTGTTTATTATCAAGGCACAAGCAAACCCATGACACTTtcaacattgttttttaaacaacgGTATTTACCTCCAAGgactttttgctttcttgcccTTGCCAATCCACAAGCAATCTCAGAGGCATGCACTTCTGAAGTGCAACCTGGTATCCAGAGATTTCAAAGGAGCTAGAAGTGTCTTTTGCCTGTGTCACCAAGGTAGCGTGAGCTCTGGGTGCAAGGCAGGGCTTTCCTGAGCACCTTCCTGATGGCCTCCCTGACCTCCCTGTTCCGCAGGCCGTAGATGAAGGGATTGACCAGGGGTGTGAGGACagtgtagaaaaaggagaaagctttGTTGAGGTGTCTCAGGGGGGCTGTTCTGGGCAGCATATAGACAACAAAAAGGGTGCCATAGAAAATGGTGACAAGAGTGAGGTGAGAGGAGCAAGTGGAGAAGGCCTTCTGCCTGCCAGTGCTGGATGGGATCCTCAGGATGGCAGCTATGATGCAAATGTAGGAGGCCAGTGtgaacaggaagggaaaaactaCATCAAAGAtacaaaatatgaaagaaacaatTGTGATTGCTCTGGTGTCGCTGCAGGCAAGCTCCAGCAATGCggtaaaatcacagaagaagtTGTCAATGGCCTTGGGACCACAGAACTGCAACTGGGATAATAAGACTGTGACTACCACCAGCAGCAGTGAACCCCCCAGCCAAGATGCAGCTGCCAGGTGTAGAGAGACCTTCCAGGTCATGAGGCTTGCATAGAGCAAGGGCTGGCATATGGCCAAGTACCGATCGTAGGACATGGCCGTCAGCAGGTAACACTCAGTAGTCAAAAAGGAACCAAAGAAGTAGAACTGAGCCATGCAGCCGTGACCAGAGATACTGCTGTCCCCAGTCAGGAAtctggccagcagctggggcaggatggTGGAGCTGTAGCAGGTCTCCAAGGAGGACAGATGGCCCAGGAAGAAGTACATAGGGGTGTGCAGATGCCGGTCAGCCACCACCAGCACAACGATGAGGATGTTCCCAACCATGGTGACTGAGTAGATCATaagcaagaggagaaagagcaggCTCTGGAGCATGGGGACATCACGTATTCCCAGCAGCACAAAATCCATGGATGATGTCCTGTTGTCCCTTTCCCCGTCGGCCATGCAGTCTTGTTTGTCGTTTATTTCCTCAGTAGCCACAAAGAGGGGCTATGAGAAAGAAACTCATTTCAGCATTTACCTTCAACATTTTTTTCGGTAGGACATTGCTGTCTTCACATTAGCTGTTTGTGTTTCATAACTAGtgaaagcacaaaataaatgtttttcctgaTGGGTAAAGAACACTCATCCCAGCAGAACCACTGCAGACTCGAGAGGCGAGCTGCCCAATGGAAAGTCTTTCTCACTGCAGAATAAATCCATGATGTGCATTTGCTCACGCAGAAACAGACAATGTGATATGCCTGTGGTTATGCCCAGGAAGACGTGTTATAGGTGTTGAGGATGGACATCCTTCTGCTCTCAGGAAAGAGAAGGTGtgccagagaaaacaaaactcactATCCAAAAAATCCCTGTTTATGAAACGCCATGCCAGACACCACCCTTCCTCCAAAGCAAGGGATGGGCACATCGCAGGGTCAGTGGCCACAGCTCGCTGAATCATTCACATGAGAAGGGAAGGATTCCCACCCCACTCCTCCCCCATCAGCCAACAGGCCAATTTCTTCCCTTGAGAAAGGGCAAATGAGGAGTTACTGCTTCAGATGGCCAAGGGACTGTGCTGCGGGACTGCCAGAGAGCATGCTGAAAACCACATTGTGGGTCAAAaggtgggaaggaggaaatCAAATAAAGATAGGGAAGGGGTAGCAGGGAGTCAACCAAGCCACATGGGAGAGGttgtgcaggaagaaaagatgggaggaagaaaggagacaaaGCCAGACTCTCTTCAGTGGTGCCAGGAAGAAAGGACACATTGAAATAtaaggaaattccatttaaagatagggtggtcaagcactggaacagttGTCCAGAGAGCCTACAGAGGCTCCATCCTTGTggatattcaaaactcaactggacatggtcctgagccACCTGCTCTTGCTGACTCTGCTTTTAGGAGGGGAGCTTGGACTGAATGATATCCTGAGGTGACTTCCAAGCCCAGCTgctccatcattctgtgattaaaagCTGCTGGGCAGAACCATTTGCTTCACATTTTTCCCTCCTCAGCAGAGGTTCCTGAGGGCTTTGGGGTGGCCTGCCTGCAaatcccagcccagcagcaggaccTCAGCATGGGCAGCTGTGCTTGTGGGGCTCCCGGAAAAAAGTAGGACATTGAGCTGGACTCTGCAGGGTGCATGGGGGTGAGTGGGAGAGGATCAGGTTCAGGGGCATGGGCCATGCCAGGTACATGCCTTGGTGCATGACTGGAGAAAGCTCATGCCCAGGAAACACAGCTCTCTGAAACAGCAGTTCCCTCCAAGTGTCTCACACCCACCCCTTGGGCTGGAATGCATCTCTTCCAGGCATGATAATCGCAGGAACTCTTCTGAGAGTTTGCCAAAAGCGAGTCCGAATAACTGATACCTGCagtaagtaaaacaaagcaagactGAAATAGCCCTGTGAAAGATGAAGTGAAGGGCACAGGCAATCTGGCCCCACACAGCCTGCCCAAATGCTCCCCCCCGACCCCGCCCAGCTAAGGTGGGAGAGTGTCCCCGGGCTGTCCCTGGGATCTCACTATGCAGTGCCAGGGGCTCGGGGGTGTGCGGAGGAAAGtgggaggtggggtgggaagaCATGAAGGAAAGGACAAGGCTGACACTCAGGGCTCTCTGCTctcatttcttctcttcaaagaCCCAGCAGCTTGACTAATAAGACCCAGCCTTCACTCACCCTCAGCACATCCAGCACAAACGCACAGTCCTCATCATGAAGCAGTGACATCTGCTCTGATGGATCATGGCAATGTAATCCAAGGTCAGGGTCTTACCTTCTGCCCCTTCCCTACCACTTCTTCACTTCTTGGACCTCACTGCAAGCCCCGAACCAGGGCTCATTCCTTACTCTGCCTCTGccctcttctcccagcagctcctgagctGAGTCTCCAGCAGCACCTCAAGGCTCCCTGCCCTCTGAGGTGTCCCAGGGTTTATGGCACAAACGAGTCTCTAAAGATTCCTGCTCCTGAGGATTTGCAGAGAGTAAAACCAATCTGATTGCCTCCCTGGTGGGATGGAAGCTGTGAGGAGGTGGAGACTGTGTCTACAGCTCCAGGCAGTGCTGACCCCCCAGAAACACAATGTAAACCGAGGCAGGGCAACTGAACCAGAGACATCTCTGAATTTGGTGAGCAGGACAGGAAAGTCCCCCGAAATGGCGTTCACCTCCCTGCCCTTCAGATGACAGCATCTTCATCAACTCATATGAAACCAGAAAGCCTCAGACATTCTGAGGCAGAGGGGCCTGGCTTGTTGGGAActgaaggcagcagagcagtCGGCATGTCCTTCCAGAGAGGATTCCtctctcacagaatcacagaattacagaatcacagaatcacagaatcactaaggttggaaaagacctgtaagatcatcaagtccaaccataaaaaaaaaaaaaaaacccaaaccaacaccacacccacccacaaaccacaaaatacaccacaacccacaccaaaacaacccacccacaccacacagcaccatgcccatcaagccacatcccacaattccacatccacatgttccttggatacctccagagagggtgactctaccacctccctgggcagcctattccaatgtttcactactctctcagtaaagaactttttcctaatatccaacctgaacctcccctgcagcaacttgaggccatttcctctagtcctgtcactagtcacttgggagaagagaccagcacccacttctctgcaacctcctttcaggtagttgtagagagccataaggtctcccctcagtctcctcttctccagactgaacaaccccatctccctcagccgcccctcatcagacttgtgctccagacccctcaccagcttcgttgcccttctctggacacgctccagcacctcaatggccttcttgtagtgaggggcccaaaactgaacacagtactcgaggtgtggcctcaccagtgccgagtacaggggcacgatcacctccctactcctgctggccacactatttctgatacaggccaggatgtcggtggccttcttggccacctgggcacactgctggctcatcttcagcctgctgtcaatcaacacccccaggtccttttctgcgggggagctttccagccactcgtctctaagcctgtagcattgtctggggttgttgtggccaaaatGTAGAACCCAtcacttggccttattgaacctcatacaattgacctcggcccatcgatccagcctgtccagatccctctgcagagccttcctaccctcaagcagatcaacactccctcccaacttggtgtcatctgcaaacttactgagggagcactctatcccctcatccaggtcatcaataaagatattaaacaagatcggccccaaaactgagccctgggggactccgcttgtgaccggccgccagctggatttcaccccattcaccacaactctctgggcttggctgtccagccaacttttttacccagcgaagagtgcacctgtctaaaccacgagtcgccagcttctccaggacaatactgtggggaacagtgtcaaaggctttgctgaagtccaggtagacaacatcaacagccttcccctcatccactaggcgggtcagCACGGGAGGTGCACAGGGGCCTCCCTTGCTCTTTGCTACCCGAGAGGAGCAGTGGACATGACTCCTTCCAGTCCCGTTGGGCTTCCACTTTGCAAGAAGCATCTCCTCTGCCTCTACCCAGGctggaaaggcaggagagggaggccCAGTGGGCTCAGTAATGTGTGCTGTTGCTCCTATGTGTGATGGACACACTTACCTTGGTTCCGGCTGACTAAAGAGCAACAGGCGTCACATCCTTGGGGAGAACTTGAGAACTGGAAAGCACCTGGCTCGCATACATGGGAGTGAAAGTGTcttcaaaactatttaaaaaggTGGTTTCAAAACCCCAAAGTGCAAGATAACCAAAGTACAGAACACCATACCAGAACTAAAACGACAGCATCTATCTTGTCTACACTGTTGACTAACAGCCAACCACTTCACCCAATAAACATTACCATCAGGATGGGCCCAATGTGAGCTCTCCCTGAACTGCAGCTGGACAATATGCCCGGTGActctccccttgagcagggacacctctcaaggttaGAGATTCCTCTCCTGAAACTGAGAGATCCTTCCTTACCCAAGGCAGAGAGATCCCTTACCCGCAACAGATCCTCACTAAGTGCCTGACAGCGTGCTGATTTAATACTATGAAACATTATTAATCCATGTAGCTACTCAATATTATTATAAACATTGTATGGGCGATTCCATTCGACATAAAGCGTTGACCAGgtctgagactaagattggATACAGCCACCGCCAGGCTCCAAAAGGTATTTAGAAGGCAAGGAGGTCCACTCTGAACCCCGTGACTCAATGCGAGGTTCCTCCTTACTCTTTGCATCACCAATCTCTGTGTGAATCATTCTAACTCGATTCTAACTcaattttcttccatgcagtacTTAATAaggtgaaccttgccatcaaacttACTGAACATTGTCAAACTACTGTAAAACTTTGTGAAATTCCATTGAACTTACTGAAGTCTGTCAAATTCTTATTTTACCTCAGTaaaacatattgctgcttctctctttggAATGAGGTGCATTCCACTCATCCATGACAGGATCCGATGGTCCAGTCCCCCTTTGTACCCAGAAGAATGCTGGGGTGAGGACATCGTGCAGGGCTCAGGCATGTCTCCTGCACAGCATGAGCTCATCTGCAGGGGACATTCCTGGGTTGGCACTCAGCACATGCTGTGGGCTGAGGAGCATCACAGCCCATCTCCAAGGCCAAGTCTGGCCAGGATCTCTTGGGACCATGCAGGCAGCCCACGGTGACCAGCTCCAAGCAGAGAGAAGCACTGTGGGTGGCTACATGGGCTCAGAGAAGGGCACACAGAGACACCTCATCACTTAGCACAGAGGGACTTTGGCAGTGCCCGTGGCGTGAcagtgggcagagctggggactgtggggggagcagggaagacCTCCTCAGCTGGGTCGGACAAGTCCCACTGCCCCACAtggccccacagccccatgGTGCAGGCACTGCATGGACCAGGGTGCATTCGGGGTGGGAAAATCTCTGCCCAGCATAGACCCTGGGCAGGCACCCatgcttcttcctccagcagtgGCAGCCTCTCACCGCTGCCCACCCCTGCCCAACCCCAGTTGAATCCCACGTAGGCTTTTGCAACTGCACAGGGCTGGCCATGCCCCTGCACGCACTGAGCCCAGGAGGAAGATGGAGTTTGCCATgcagcagagtccctgcccacagctgctTGTACTGCCAGAGGTGGAAATGGCCAGAGTTCAGGGCTGGTTTTGGCCAGTGTTCATGGGGAAGCTTCCTCAGGGTGTCCAGGGACCATGGCACAGACCAGGCgttctcttttctgcctttgatgTCTTGCGTCCTTCTCCAAAAGGCCTGGCTGTGCACCGCGATCACACTGCTGTGTGCTCCCaccctgcacactcacacagctCAGCTAGCAGCGCTGTTTTCCGCTCCCAACAAacttccagcccagcccagcccctccctggctctccccacctcccctgccctctccccagaccaccgcagcagagcagcccagtcTGGGCCGGCCCCATGGCAGTTCccgctgcaggctgctgccgaGCTCTGGGCActcccaccacagctccagcccttctgaagggcacagcagctccagggccaTTGAGGCTGTTCAGCCTCCCcatcagccccagggctggagctggccccaagggcacaagGAGACACAGGCCAGTCACTCTCTGTCTCTCCCGCATTCATGCTGCAAGTgatgcccagccctgcctgcctctgtccccctctgcctccccaccagccctgctccccaagACAGCGTGAgagccccttccctggggcaccTCAGGCAGC
This window of the Gavia stellata isolate bGavSte3 chromosome 34, bGavSte3.hap2, whole genome shotgun sequence genome carries:
- the LOC132320205 gene encoding olfactory receptor 5AP2-like — protein: MADGERDNRTSSMDFVLLGIRDVPMLQSLLFLLLLMIYSVTMVGNILIVVLVVADRHLHTPMYFFLGHLSSLETCYSSTILPQLLARFLTGDSSISGHGCMAQFYFFGSFLTTECYLLTAMSYDRYLAICQPLLYASLMTWKVSLHLAAASWLGGSLLLVVVTVLLSQLQFCGPKAIDNFFCDFTALLELACSDTRAITIVSFIFCIFDVVFPFLFTLASYICIIAAILRIPSSTGRQKAFSTCSSHLTLVTIFYGTLFVVYMLPRTAPLRHLNKAFSFFYTVLTPLVNPFIYGLRNREVREAIRKVLRKALPCTQSSRYLGDTGKRHF